Proteins found in one Gordonia sp. PDNC005 genomic segment:
- a CDS encoding ABC transporter ATP-binding protein, producing the protein MILQAHDIGWDVGRRTILTGVDLTVGAGDVVGLIGPNGSGKSSLLRLLAGLRRPTRGRVDLDGDDLRSVSRRTAARRIAFVEQAAVTDQNPTVADVLELGRTPHRRSWAIGSDRDRRVIATVARETDIEGLLGERYGALSGGERQRVQIARAFVQEPEVMILDEPTNHLDVKYQLSLLDLVSTHVQKTSAAAIVALHDLNLAAAYCDRIVVLAGGRVVADGTPAETLTEETVASVFDVKARIVDDDGLWVRVDRR; encoded by the coding sequence ATGATCCTCCAGGCGCACGACATCGGGTGGGACGTGGGACGGCGGACCATCCTGACCGGGGTGGATCTCACCGTCGGCGCGGGCGACGTCGTCGGGTTGATCGGGCCGAACGGGTCGGGGAAGTCGTCGTTGCTGCGGCTCCTCGCCGGACTCCGCCGTCCGACGCGTGGGCGGGTCGACCTCGACGGCGACGACCTCAGGTCGGTGTCCAGGCGCACCGCCGCACGTCGAATCGCGTTCGTCGAACAGGCCGCCGTCACCGATCAGAATCCGACAGTGGCCGACGTACTCGAACTCGGCCGCACGCCGCACCGTCGGTCGTGGGCGATCGGCTCGGATCGGGACAGGCGAGTGATCGCCACCGTGGCGCGGGAAACCGACATCGAAGGGCTGCTCGGCGAGCGCTACGGCGCACTGTCGGGAGGTGAACGTCAGCGAGTCCAGATCGCACGGGCATTCGTCCAGGAGCCCGAGGTGATGATCCTCGACGAGCCGACGAACCATCTCGACGTCAAGTATCAGCTCAGTCTGCTCGACCTGGTGTCGACACACGTTCAGAAGACGTCCGCGGCTGCGATCGTCGCGTTGCACGACCTCAACCTCGCCGCGGCCTACTGCGACCGCATCGTCGTCTTGGCGGGCGGCAGAGTCGTCGCCGACGGAACTCCGGCAGAAACTCTCACCGAGGAGACTGTGGCGTCCGTCTTCGACGTCAAGGCCCGCATCGTCGACGACGACGGACTGTGGGTCCGAGTGGATCGCCGTTGA
- a CDS encoding iron chelate uptake ABC transporter family permease subunit has product MIHRLQTRPTALAALWLGGLVLLMISIGFAVTIGPSGLGMSDVAASLRAEIVGGTSGLSRLEESIIWRLRLPQSVLAAACGAGLAVCGGVLQSLLRNPLADPFVLGVSSGASVGAVSVILLGVGAGVIGMAGGAFVGAIAAFALVLLLARLAGGTTDRVVLAGIAVTQLFSALTSFIVYTSADAEQTRGVLFWLLGSLSSPSWTEVAMCGAVTVAGLIVCLLYAGALDAFSFGDDAAASLGIHVARTRLVLLSVTALITAVVVSVAGAIGFVGLVLPHAARAIVGVRHRVMMPTLALLGALFLVWADVAGRVLIEPRELPIGVITAIVGVPAFVVVLIREGRR; this is encoded by the coding sequence ATGATCCACCGCCTGCAGACCCGACCGACCGCCCTCGCCGCACTGTGGCTGGGCGGTCTGGTGCTGCTGATGATCTCGATCGGCTTCGCGGTGACGATCGGCCCTTCCGGTCTCGGCATGTCCGACGTCGCCGCGTCTCTACGCGCGGAGATCGTCGGCGGCACGTCCGGCTTGAGTCGGCTCGAGGAGTCGATCATCTGGCGGCTCCGGCTCCCGCAGTCGGTCCTGGCCGCCGCGTGCGGCGCGGGCCTCGCGGTGTGCGGCGGTGTGCTGCAGTCGTTGCTGCGGAACCCGCTCGCCGATCCGTTCGTCCTCGGCGTCTCCTCGGGAGCGTCGGTCGGCGCGGTGTCGGTGATCCTCCTCGGGGTGGGCGCGGGTGTCATCGGCATGGCCGGCGGCGCGTTCGTCGGCGCCATCGCCGCGTTTGCGCTCGTCCTTCTCCTCGCTCGGCTCGCGGGCGGCACGACGGACCGGGTGGTGCTGGCTGGAATCGCCGTGACGCAGCTCTTCTCGGCGTTGACCTCGTTCATCGTCTACACGTCCGCGGATGCTGAGCAGACCCGTGGAGTGCTCTTCTGGTTGCTCGGGTCGTTGTCGTCTCCGTCGTGGACCGAGGTCGCGATGTGCGGAGCCGTGACGGTGGCCGGGCTCATCGTGTGTCTGCTGTACGCCGGCGCGCTCGACGCGTTCTCCTTCGGCGACGATGCGGCAGCGTCCCTCGGGATCCACGTGGCGCGCACGAGGCTCGTGCTCCTGTCGGTCACGGCCCTGATCACCGCTGTGGTGGTCAGTGTCGCAGGCGCGATCGGATTCGTCGGTCTCGTGCTGCCGCACGCAGCGCGGGCGATCGTCGGGGTGCGGCACCGAGTGATGATGCCGACGCTTGCGCTGCTCGGAGCGTTGTTCCTCGTGTGGGCGGACGTCGCAGGCCGTGTGCTCATCGAACCGCGTGAACTGCCGATCGGCGTGATCACCGCGATCGTCGGTGTCCCGGCGTTCGTCGTGGTCCTGATCCGAGAGGGCAGACGATGA
- a CDS encoding ABC transporter substrate-binding protein has translation MSLTARHILIGSTVLILAVAGCGATDPESSTASAEGFPVTLQNCGQSVAVDAPPRHIVSLNQGSTEVLLSLGLADRIAGTATWTDPVLPSLADANARVKRISDDWPSFEAVLAEEPDLVTASFGSTLGKGGTAPRQRFTDLGVPTYLAPSDCEGKNDSGGDGSRDEPMTLDSVYKEITELGTLTATADRAAAVIADLRSRAQAAADSIDARGTRVAYWFSDSESPYLAGCCGAPGVISSALGLKNVFDDTHDEWPQINWEVVASRDPEVLVLGDLTRDIQTGESAKGKIAFLESNPVTREMEAVKNKRYILLSGAAMNPSLRTVYGISDVAAGLKRLGLGR, from the coding sequence TCCGGAATCGTCAACTGCCTCCGCCGAAGGCTTTCCGGTGACCCTCCAGAACTGCGGCCAGTCGGTGGCTGTCGACGCGCCGCCTCGACACATCGTCTCGCTGAACCAGGGCAGCACGGAGGTCCTGCTTTCGCTGGGCCTGGCCGACCGTATCGCTGGTACCGCGACGTGGACCGACCCTGTCCTCCCGTCGCTCGCCGACGCCAATGCACGCGTGAAGCGGATCTCCGACGACTGGCCGTCGTTCGAGGCGGTGCTCGCCGAGGAGCCGGACCTGGTCACGGCGTCGTTCGGTTCCACGCTCGGCAAGGGCGGCACGGCGCCGCGCCAACGGTTCACCGACCTGGGCGTGCCCACCTACCTCGCGCCGTCGGACTGCGAAGGCAAGAACGACTCCGGCGGGGACGGCTCCCGAGACGAACCGATGACCCTCGACTCGGTCTACAAGGAGATCACCGAACTCGGGACTCTCACCGCGACTGCGGACCGGGCGGCCGCGGTGATCGCGGATCTGAGGAGTCGCGCTCAGGCGGCCGCCGATTCGATCGATGCACGCGGGACGCGGGTCGCGTACTGGTTCTCCGACTCCGAGTCGCCTTATCTCGCAGGCTGCTGTGGCGCGCCCGGGGTGATCAGTTCCGCACTCGGCCTGAAGAACGTTTTCGACGACACGCACGACGAATGGCCGCAGATCAACTGGGAAGTGGTCGCGAGCCGTGATCCGGAGGTCCTCGTCCTCGGAGACCTGACGCGCGACATCCAGACCGGCGAATCAGCGAAGGGCAAGATCGCGTTCCTCGAGTCCAATCCGGTCACCCGTGAGATGGAAGCAGTGAAGAACAAGCGCTATATCCTGTTGTCCGGGGCCGCGATGAATCCCTCGCTGCGGACGGTTTACGGCATCTCGGATGTGGCGGCCGGATTGAAACGGCTCGGCCTGGGCCGATGA